The proteins below come from a single Candidatus Hydrogenedentota bacterium genomic window:
- a CDS encoding site-specific DNA-methyltransferase, translating into MRRISPAKEREALVAGAFREYVQGAALRPLFFTGEACGVLSVLPESSVDFCMTSPPYWKKREYSNGGIGLEDSPEEYVRALLEVFGEVRRVLKPSGSFWLNVGDSYESKQLLGIPWRVAIAMMDGQGWILRNQVVWNKVKGGPDNSKDRLRNIHEPLFHFVKNANGYYYDVDAVRSTPRQAQVVNGAVISATGVSGVRYKRQIELSTALSEDEKANALAALEGMLDQVRNREISDFRMIIRGQQRTTHSDSENLSGRAKELRDKGFYFLKYHPNGSKPGDVWEIIPEDTQMRGAHFAPYPEDLCRIPILATCPAGGMALDPFCGTGTTNLVALQLGRKSVGIDISGDYVRMAENRCWTLL; encoded by the coding sequence ATGCGGCGCATTTCTCCGGCAAAGGAGCGGGAGGCCCTCGTGGCTGGAGCGTTTCGGGAGTATGTCCAGGGCGCCGCCCTTCGCCCGCTGTTTTTTACCGGGGAAGCCTGCGGTGTCCTTTCGGTTCTGCCCGAATCCAGCGTTGACTTTTGCATGACAAGCCCCCCGTACTGGAAGAAGCGCGAATACAGCAATGGCGGGATTGGCCTTGAGGACAGTCCGGAAGAGTATGTCCGAGCGCTGCTGGAAGTGTTTGGGGAGGTGCGCAGGGTTTTGAAGCCCTCGGGCTCCTTTTGGCTTAATGTCGGCGACAGCTATGAGAGCAAGCAGTTGTTGGGGATTCCGTGGCGTGTCGCGATAGCCATGATGGATGGACAGGGGTGGATACTGCGCAATCAAGTGGTGTGGAACAAGGTAAAAGGGGGGCCGGACAACTCAAAAGACAGACTCCGCAACATTCATGAACCGCTGTTCCATTTTGTGAAAAACGCCAATGGTTATTACTATGATGTTGACGCAGTCAGAAGCACGCCAAGGCAGGCGCAGGTCGTGAACGGCGCCGTCATCTCCGCCACGGGGGTGAGCGGTGTGAGGTACAAACGGCAGATCGAGTTGTCAACAGCGCTCTCCGAAGATGAGAAGGCAAATGCCCTGGCGGCGTTGGAAGGCATGCTGGACCAGGTCAGAAACAGGGAAATCTCGGATTTTCGAATGATTATCAGGGGACAGCAGCGGACCACGCATTCAGACTCCGAGAACTTGTCCGGGCGCGCCAAGGAGCTTCGCGATAAGGGTTTCTATTTCCTGAAATATCATCCCAATGGGAGCAAGCCGGGTGATGTCTGGGAGATTATCCCGGAAGACACGCAAATGCGCGGTGCCCATTTCGCACCCTACCCGGAGGACCTTTGCAGAATTCCCATTCTAGCGACCTGTCCGGCAGGCGGCATGGCGCTCGACCCATTTTGCGGAACAGGGACAACGAACCTGGTTGCCCTTCAACTCGGGCGCAAATCTGTGGGGATAGACATTTCCGGCGACTATGTCCGTATGGCTGAAAACAGGTGTTGGACACTGCTATGA
- a CDS encoding DUF721 domain-containing protein, whose protein sequence is MKENDPANIKDILRKLARTTPLGRVLDEARIWEHWPAVAGQQLAGHGRPVGVKDKVLKVAVDDTAWMNTFAYCKWEIIRRINRLAGREMISDLFLLLAAEAEDDAPPPKKRAGRSRKPKG, encoded by the coding sequence TTGAAAGAGAATGACCCGGCGAACATCAAGGACATCCTGCGCAAACTGGCCCGCACCACCCCCCTGGGCAGGGTGCTGGACGAGGCCCGCATCTGGGAGCACTGGCCCGCCGTCGCCGGACAGCAGCTCGCGGGCCATGGCCGGCCCGTCGGCGTGAAGGACAAAGTGCTGAAGGTGGCCGTGGACGACACCGCCTGGATGAACACCTTCGCCTACTGCAAATGGGAAATTATCCGCCGCATCAACCGCCTCGCCGGAAGGGAGATGATCTCCGACCTCTTCCTCCTCCTCGCCGCCGAGGCCGAGGACGACGCCCCGCCACCCAAGAAACGCGCCGGAAGGTCAAGGAAGCCGAAGGGGTGA
- the recF gene encoding DNA replication/repair protein RecF: MRLTRVICRNFRSLTSVDFTPGPGVNVIHGQNAQGKTTLLEAVLYAATTKSHRTAAETELVRHGEDRFHVRIEAEHDGESLDIEANWWNGAKRFKVNGVAQGRLSDLLGRLKVVLFCPDDVALVKGSASVRRRLMDMELSQLQPVYLAALQQYRQALRQRNELLRAAAPDGEMLDVWDVQLVRHGQTLMEARAAFVAELSELAEGVYRTIAGNESLSMAYLPDVRRAEDLAATLARARAADLRQRMTGRGPHRDDLELLIDGQPARVFGSQGQQKSAVLALKLAEVELVRRRAGVWPVLMLDEVLAELDPERARRLFAAVPEGVQSLITTTQPEHPLRGGVPAPDMFRMEGGRLERE, from the coding sequence ATGCGCCTCACCCGCGTCATCTGCCGGAACTTCAGGAGCCTGACCTCGGTGGACTTCACGCCGGGGCCGGGGGTGAACGTCATCCACGGCCAGAACGCCCAGGGGAAGACCACGCTCCTGGAGGCGGTGCTCTACGCCGCCACCACGAAAAGCCACCGCACCGCAGCGGAGACGGAACTGGTCCGGCACGGGGAGGACCGGTTCCACGTGCGGATTGAGGCGGAGCACGACGGGGAAAGCCTCGACATCGAGGCGAACTGGTGGAACGGCGCAAAGCGCTTCAAGGTGAACGGCGTCGCCCAGGGCCGCCTGAGCGACCTGCTGGGACGCCTCAAGGTGGTGCTGTTCTGCCCGGACGACGTGGCGCTGGTGAAGGGCTCCGCATCGGTGCGCCGCCGCCTCATGGACATGGAACTCTCCCAACTCCAGCCGGTCTATCTGGCGGCGCTCCAGCAGTACCGGCAGGCGCTGCGCCAGCGGAACGAGCTGCTGCGCGCCGCCGCGCCCGACGGGGAAATGCTGGACGTGTGGGACGTTCAACTGGTCCGGCACGGGCAGACGCTGATGGAGGCGCGCGCGGCCTTTGTCGCCGAGCTGTCGGAACTGGCCGAGGGGGTCTACCGGACCATCGCGGGGAACGAGTCCCTGTCCATGGCCTACCTGCCCGACGTGCGCCGCGCGGAGGACCTCGCCGCGACACTGGCCCGCGCCCGCGCCGCCGACCTGCGCCAGCGCATGACCGGGCGCGGCCCCCACCGGGACGACCTGGAACTGCTCATAGACGGGCAGCCCGCGCGGGTCTTCGGCTCGCAGGGACAGCAGAAGTCCGCCGTGCTCGCCCTGAAACTGGCCGAGGTGGAACTGGTGCGCCGCCGCGCCGGAGTCTGGCCCGTGCTCATGCTCGACGAGGTGCTCGCCGAGCTCGATCCGGAGCGCGCCCGGCGCCTCTTCGCCGCCGTGCCGGAGGGCGTGCAGTCCCTCATCACCACCACCCAGCCGGAGCACCCCCTGCGGGGGGGCGTGCCCGCGCCGGACATGTTCCGCATGGAGGGCGGCCGCCTTGAAAGAGAATGA
- the clpS gene encoding ATP-dependent Clp protease adapter ClpS, with the protein MSETNPKTRSDTALCDKQETAEPPLYRVLLLNDDYTTMEFVVKILQDVFRKPHDEATKIMLSVHRHGTGLAGVYVKQIAETKCATVHRLARAEGFPLRCAMEPE; encoded by the coding sequence ATGTCTGAAACCAACCCGAAAACACGGTCCGACACCGCCCTCTGTGACAAGCAGGAGACGGCGGAGCCGCCGCTGTACCGGGTGCTGCTGCTGAACGACGACTACACGACCATGGAATTTGTGGTAAAAATCCTTCAGGACGTGTTCCGCAAGCCCCATGACGAGGCGACAAAGATTATGTTGTCGGTGCACAGGCATGGCACGGGGCTTGCCGGTGTTTACGTGAAGCAGATTGCGGAAACCAAGTGCGCGACGGTGCATCGTCTTGCCCGCGCCGAGGGGTTTCCCCTGCGCTGCGCCATGGAGCCGGAATAG
- the clpA gene encoding ATP-dependent Clp protease ATP-binding subunit ClpA, with product MLSRELEVALGLALQEARSRRHEYLCVEHVLYALTLDRRGAEIIESCGGNVKALRGALETFFNRSLEAAPEGARVSLQQTEALERMMQRAFLHVQFSGKKSVDAGDILAAILEEDDLHAAHFLRRQGITRLDVLDHISHGVVKERGGDGGPLVPGGAQFGAAPPAANDPGDGLDDLEEEDDEEDEEEDGGERGKPAPSALDTFTVSLSRKAAEGKLDPLIGRDREIRRALRVLCRRRKNNPVFVGEPGTGKTAMAEGLALRLYEAALGRCRVHVPEELRNAEILSLDVAGMLAGTKFRGDFEQRVKAVVREAARRPGVILFIDEIHTLVGAGATSESTMDASAILKPALASGELRCIGATTHGDFKNHFEKDHALARRFQKIDINEPTVGETVQILKGLQSRYEEHHGIRYTESALTAAAELSARHLNDRFLPDKAIDLLDEAGAGARTDGPARRKTIRPRDIEQVVSELAQIPARSVSGTDKERLGTLETELTASVFGQDEAIAQVVRAVKRARAGLGRPDKPIGSFLFTGPTGVGKTEVARRLAEVLGNHFARYDMSEYMEKHAVSRLIGAPPGYIGFDQGGLLVDEIRRHPYTVLLLDEIEKAHPDLFGILLQVMDNAALTDNAGRKADFRNVILIMTSNAGAREMAASSIGFNAGPGDAAGKGMKAIEKALTPEFRNRLDGIMTFNPLPMPVVMMVVDKFIRQLNRQLAERRVTLALSDEVRRWIAETGYDPKFGARPLARKIEQEIETPLADEILFGKLERGGVVTVLLKDGKPVFEAVSA from the coding sequence ATGTTGAGCCGTGAACTGGAGGTTGCCCTGGGGCTGGCGCTTCAGGAGGCCCGCTCGCGGCGGCACGAGTATCTGTGCGTGGAGCATGTCCTCTACGCCCTGACCTTGGACCGCCGCGGGGCGGAAATCATCGAGTCGTGCGGCGGGAACGTCAAGGCGCTGCGCGGCGCGCTGGAGACTTTTTTCAACCGGAGCCTGGAGGCGGCGCCGGAGGGCGCCCGCGTCTCCCTGCAGCAGACCGAGGCCCTCGAGCGGATGATGCAGCGCGCCTTTCTGCACGTCCAGTTCTCCGGCAAGAAATCCGTGGACGCGGGGGACATTCTCGCCGCCATCCTCGAGGAGGATGACCTGCACGCGGCCCATTTCCTCCGCCGCCAGGGCATCACCCGCCTAGACGTGCTGGACCACATCTCGCACGGCGTGGTGAAGGAGCGGGGCGGGGACGGCGGGCCGCTGGTGCCCGGCGGCGCCCAGTTCGGTGCGGCCCCGCCCGCTGCGAACGACCCCGGCGACGGGCTGGACGACCTGGAGGAGGAGGACGACGAGGAGGATGAGGAGGAGGACGGCGGGGAGCGCGGGAAGCCCGCGCCCAGCGCGCTGGACACCTTCACCGTCTCCCTGAGCCGGAAGGCCGCCGAGGGAAAGCTGGACCCGCTCATCGGCCGGGACCGTGAAATCCGCCGGGCCCTTCGGGTGCTCTGCCGCCGCAGGAAAAACAACCCCGTCTTTGTGGGCGAGCCGGGAACGGGCAAGACGGCCATGGCGGAGGGGCTGGCCCTGCGCCTGTATGAGGCCGCGCTGGGCCGCTGCCGGGTCCATGTGCCGGAGGAGCTCAGGAACGCCGAAATCCTCTCGCTCGACGTGGCCGGGATGCTGGCGGGCACCAAGTTCCGGGGTGACTTCGAGCAGCGGGTGAAGGCGGTGGTGCGCGAGGCGGCCCGGCGGCCCGGGGTCATCCTGTTCATAGACGAAATCCACACCCTGGTGGGCGCGGGCGCCACGTCGGAGTCCACCATGGACGCCTCGGCGATCCTGAAGCCCGCCCTGGCCTCGGGCGAGCTGCGATGCATCGGCGCGACGACCCACGGCGACTTCAAGAACCACTTCGAGAAGGACCACGCCCTGGCGCGGCGCTTCCAGAAAATTGACATCAACGAGCCGACCGTCGGCGAGACGGTCCAGATACTCAAGGGGCTCCAGTCCCGCTACGAGGAGCACCACGGCATCCGCTACACCGAGTCCGCCCTGACGGCGGCGGCGGAGCTCTCGGCGCGCCACCTGAACGACCGGTTCCTCCCGGACAAGGCGATTGACCTGCTGGACGAGGCGGGCGCCGGGGCGCGCACGGACGGGCCGGCGCGGCGGAAGACCATCCGCCCCCGCGACATCGAGCAGGTGGTCTCGGAACTGGCCCAGATTCCCGCGCGGAGCGTCTCCGGCACGGACAAGGAGCGCCTGGGCACCCTTGAGACCGAGCTGACGGCGTCGGTGTTCGGGCAGGACGAGGCCATCGCGCAGGTGGTGCGGGCCGTGAAGCGGGCGCGGGCCGGACTCGGCCGGCCGGACAAGCCCATCGGCTCCTTCCTGTTCACCGGGCCCACGGGTGTCGGGAAAACCGAGGTGGCCCGCCGCCTCGCCGAGGTGCTGGGCAACCATTTCGCCCGCTACGACATGAGCGAGTACATGGAGAAGCACGCCGTGTCGCGGCTGATCGGCGCGCCCCCGGGCTATATCGGCTTTGACCAGGGCGGGCTGCTGGTGGACGAAATCCGCCGCCACCCCTACACGGTGCTGCTCCTGGACGAGATCGAGAAGGCGCACCCGGACCTCTTCGGCATCCTGCTGCAGGTGATGGACAACGCCGCCCTCACGGACAACGCGGGCCGCAAGGCGGACTTCCGCAACGTCATCCTCATCATGACCTCGAACGCGGGCGCGCGGGAGATGGCCGCGTCCAGCATCGGCTTCAACGCGGGCCCCGGCGATGCGGCGGGCAAGGGCATGAAGGCCATAGAGAAGGCGCTCACCCCCGAGTTCCGCAACCGCCTCGACGGGATCATGACCTTCAACCCGCTGCCCATGCCGGTGGTGATGATGGTCGTGGACAAGTTCATCCGGCAGTTGAACCGGCAGCTCGCGGAGCGCCGCGTCACCCTCGCGCTCTCGGACGAGGTGCGCCGGTGGATTGCCGAGACGGGCTACGACCCCAAGTTCGGCGCGCGGCCCCTGGCCCGGAAAATCGAGCAGGAAATCGAGACGCCCCTGGCGGATGAAATCCTCTTCGGGAAACTCGAGCGCGGCGGCGTGGTCACGGTGCTCCTGAAAGACGGAAAGCCCGTGTTCGAGGCGGTCTCCGCATGA
- a CDS encoding NUDIX domain-containing protein produces MSDPAKGDGAAPVIRHETAGGVVVNGAGRVLVLLRDVWRDGGAVHEIRLPKGHIDAGETPEQAAVREVREESGYRGLEIVADLGESESRYAFRGCRHERRERYYLMRLTDPERGDPQPMGAEEALFEPAWLAPEDAAQRLTYPSERDFVRRAMERLAGAAADRDSTGG; encoded by the coding sequence ATGAGTGATCCGGCGAAAGGGGACGGGGCCGCGCCGGTCATCCGCCATGAGACGGCGGGCGGCGTGGTGGTCAACGGCGCCGGGCGCGTGCTGGTGCTCCTGCGCGACGTGTGGCGTGACGGCGGCGCCGTGCATGAAATCCGCCTGCCCAAGGGCCACATAGACGCGGGCGAGACCCCCGAACAGGCGGCGGTTCGCGAGGTGCGCGAGGAGTCCGGATACCGGGGGCTGGAGATTGTTGCTGACCTGGGCGAGTCAGAAAGCCGCTACGCGTTCCGGGGATGCCGCCATGAGCGCCGGGAACGGTACTACCTCATGCGCCTCACAGACCCGGAACGCGGCGACCCACAGCCCATGGGCGCCGAAGAAGCGCTCTTCGAGCCCGCGTGGCTCGCGCCGGAGGACGCCGCGCAGCGGCTCACCTATCCGAGCGAGCGGGACTTTGTCCGCAGGGCCATGGAGCGGCTGGCGGGTGCGGCGGCGGACCGGGACTCAACGGGCGGATAA
- the glpQ gene encoding glycerophosphodiester phosphodiesterase produces the protein MNRMMPFLAVLFLLSLAAHAQQVVIAHRGASGFVPEHTLVAYAAAHALGADYIEQDLVRTKDGAFICRHDIHLDDTTNVAEVFPDRARADGRWYAADFTLAEIRTMRAVERLPNRFPKGAASFQIPTFEEAIELVQGMNKTTGREAGIYPELKDPVFHRKEGLEMEGAFLEICAKYGYKGPGANIFVQCFDPGPLKKMRQELGSELPQIQLISDSSIQNTLVADEGLKAIAEYANGIGPDRRRVEKDPDLVKRAHAAGLKVHPYTLRRDLVAPKYGSFEEELRAFYVDFGVDGLFTDYPGDAVRFLSAR, from the coding sequence ATGAACAGAATGATGCCGTTTCTGGCGGTTCTCTTCCTTCTTTCACTCGCCGCCCACGCGCAGCAGGTGGTCATCGCGCACCGGGGCGCGAGCGGGTTTGTGCCGGAGCACACGCTGGTGGCCTACGCCGCGGCGCACGCGCTTGGCGCGGACTACATCGAGCAGGACCTGGTCCGGACGAAGGATGGGGCCTTCATCTGCCGGCACGACATCCACCTGGATGACACCACAAACGTGGCGGAGGTCTTCCCGGACCGCGCGCGCGCGGACGGGCGCTGGTATGCGGCGGACTTCACGCTGGCGGAAATCCGGACCATGCGCGCGGTGGAGCGGCTGCCGAACCGGTTCCCGAAAGGCGCCGCGTCCTTCCAAATCCCGACGTTTGAGGAGGCCATCGAGCTGGTGCAGGGCATGAACAAAACCACGGGGCGCGAGGCGGGGATTTATCCCGAGCTGAAGGACCCGGTCTTCCACCGCAAGGAGGGCCTGGAAATGGAGGGGGCGTTCCTGGAAATCTGCGCCAAGTACGGCTACAAGGGGCCGGGCGCGAATATCTTTGTGCAGTGCTTTGATCCCGGCCCGCTCAAGAAAATGCGCCAGGAACTGGGCTCGGAACTGCCCCAAATCCAACTGATTTCGGACAGCTCCATCCAGAACACGCTCGTGGCGGACGAGGGACTGAAGGCGATTGCCGAATATGCAAACGGCATCGGCCCGGACCGGCGGCGCGTGGAGAAGGACCCGGACCTGGTGAAGCGCGCGCACGCGGCGGGACTCAAGGTGCACCCCTACACCCTCCGCAGGGACCTGGTGGCGCCGAAGTACGGCTCGTTCGAGGAGGAACTGCGGGCGTTTTATGTGGATTTCGGCGTGGACGGCCTCTTCACGGACTATCCGGGGGACGCGGTGCGGTTCTTATCCGCCCGTTGA